The stretch of DNA GCCATGGTCTCTAACTGGGCTGCGATGTAGTGGGCACCGTTGAAGGTGCACATCGCCACCGAGATGTTCGGTGATATTGCCACAGTGAACTCCCCTTGCTTGAGCTAGCCCAGAAAGGCCAGTTTACGGGCGAGTAGCCGTTGTATAGCGGTCACGGCCAACCAAATCGCGATGTGTCGCAGTAGCTCGCCAGCCATCAGCACTGAGAATGCTGCGAATATCAGCACCTTGAAGCTCGCCATGCTCAAGCATGAGCTGAGCTCCAGGACGGCCAAGAATGAGGCCAACGCGGGAGACTTCCCGCACTACATCCAGCCCGTCTTCACCGCCATAGAGCGCAAGGGAAGGGTCAAAGAGGCGAACCTCTGGATCTCTGGGGATTGCGTCAACAGGAATATAGGGAGGGTTCGACACAACCACAGCGACAGTTCCCTCGAGCTCGGGGTAGATAGACAAGAGTTCATCCCCGGCTAGATCTCCAGGAACTAAGTGAGCATTAGCACCACCGAGTGCTGAGAAGTTCTTACTTGTCCACGGCAATGCGTCCGGACTTTTCTCCACGGCATATATGTGGGCATGGGGAACTTCCGTTGCCATCGCTAGCGCGATCGCGCCAGAGCCTGTTCCTAAGTCCACTGCTGTGGGAGAAGGTTCAGCCAGCGAACGCAAAGCATCGATGGCCATCCCGGCTAATTGTTCAGTTTCAGGCCTAGGAACAAATACTCCAGGGCCCACGGAGAGCGTGAGGGATCTAAACCATGCCACACCCAAAATGTGTTGCAGTGGTTCGCGACCGGCACGACGCTCAACGAGCTGTCTTATCAGGAGCGCTGATTCTCCAGGAACTGTGAACCCTGTCACCACTTTGGAGGCGAGTTCGCCGCGGCTGAAACTGAGAACGTGAGCAATAAGAAGTTCTGCGTCAACCTCTGCATCAGGCACTCCAACTGCGCTGAGAGTCGATATTGCCCACTGACGAAGGTCAGTGACAGCAATATCGTCAGCGTGTGCAGAAAGGGTCATGATGTCTTCGAACGTAACAGAACTAGGAAGATTGCGTGGACGTGCCACATAATCAGAGAACGCTTTAGTACTACCCCAACAAGAGAAACAGGTTCATCGTGGCTCGTCTATATGACAACATCACTGACGTTACCGGGAACACCCCCCTGGTACGTATCAACCGTTTGACCGAAGGCGCTGGTGCCACGGTTTACGCCAAGCTCGAGTTCTACAACCCCGGCAACTCCGTCAAGGACCGCCTGGGTAAGGCCATCATTGACGCTGCAGAGAAGTCTGGTGCGCTCAAGCCCGGTGGAACCATCGTGGAAGGAACCTCCGGAAACACCGGTATTGCTCTTGCCCTTGTTGGTGCCGCTCGCGGCTACAAGGTCATCTTGACTATGCCTGAGACCATGAGTATCGAGCGCCGCGTGCTCGTTCGTGCATACGGCGCCGAAGTCGTCCTCACTCCTGGTTCTGAAGGTATGCGCGGTGCGGTATCTCGCGCTGAAGAAATCGTTGCCAACACTCCTGGCGCCATTCTTGCTCGCCAGTTTGAGAACGAGGCAAACCCTGCAATTCACCGTGCCACCACTGCTGAAGAGGTCTGGGCTGACACCGACGGTAAGGTTGACATCTTCATGGCAGGTGTCGGTACCGGTGGAACTATCACCGGAACCGGTCAGCGCTTGAAGGAACTCAACCCAGACATTCAGATCATCGCTGTTGAGCCTGAAGAGTCCCCCATTCTCAACGGTGGAGCACCAGGTCCTCACAAGATCCAGGGAATTGGTGCAAACTTCGTTCCCCCCATCTTGGACACCACCGTCTATGACGAGGTCTTTGATGTGAACTTCGAACAGTCCCTCGAGACGGCACGTCGTCTCGCAGCTGAAGAAGGCATCCTTGCCGGTATCTCCACCGGTGCGATCTTCTACGCAGCTAACGAGGTTGCCCGCCGTCCAGAAAACGCTGGCAAGACCATCGTGGCTATCGTATGTGACTACGGCGAGCGCTATGTATCCACTGCGCTGTGGGAGCCTTTCAAGGACTAATTCCCTCAATGCATCAACAATGCCCACCTTTTCAGGTGGGCATTGTTCGTGGTCAAGGGAATACAGAGAACTTCGGTAGCCTTGTAAGTCTTATGCTCAACATCCGTGAAGACATCGCTAATGCGCGATCCCATGACCCCGCTGCACGTTCAGCGTTTGAAACATGGGTGGTTGCCTCTGGTCTTCACGCCGTTTGGGCACACCGCTGGCACCACTGGTTATGGAATCACGGTTTCAAGTTCATTGCCCGGGTGGGGTCCCAATGGACGAGATTCTGGACAGGTATTGAGATCCATCCAGGTGCCTCTATTGGCCGTCGTTTCTTTATTGATCACGGCATGGGTGTTGTGATTGGCGAGACCGCTGAAATCGGTGATGACGTCATGATGTATCACGGCGTCACTCTTGGTGGGCGTTCTCTGGAGCACGGTAAGCGTCACCCCACCATTGAAAACAACGTCACCATCGGTGCTGGTGCAAAGATTCTGGGGCCCATTACTGTTGGCCACAACAGCGCTATTGGCGCAAATGCCGTGGTTGTCAAAGACGTCCCTGCAGATTCGCAGGTTGTCGGTATTCCAGGTGTTGCACGCCCGCGCAACGGCATGGTTGCTGTACCCGGAGAAGCTGTCGACGACAGCGGACGTTCTTGGGTTGACCCAGCGATGTTTATCTAGGCTCGGATTATCTAAGCTCTAGCAGCTTCCAGAGAATACTTCGCTATCTTTTTCTCATCTTCGAGTGAGATGTTCAATGCTCGGTGAATATTGACCCACTTAGTCCAGGCGTAAGCAGGGTTAACAAGCAACCACTTGAGCTTTTGCACAAAGTTATAGTCGCGATCTCGCACGATACGTGAAGTCGAAACCAGAATGTCTCTCACTGCGCGAAGTTTTGCTTGAATCCACGACAGAGACTGGCGGCCTTGTCCCACTCTGCGCATGCCCAACGTTTCGTCAAAAATACGCTTGCCATATTCGGAGAAGGTCACATCATTGGAGTGCTCAACAATGGCTGTTGCTGCATATGCTTTGCGATAGCCGGCTTTGAGGAGATCTTGTGCGAAAGCCATATCTTCGGAATAGTTCACATCACGGTAAGCAATGACGTTGAGCAGGAAGTCTCGACGTGTTGCCGAGTTCACATCTGAATAGAACAGTTCACCAGGTGTGAGTTCATGAGCCTTATTGAGAGAACCATCAATAACGGTCGTTTCACCGTCAGGGCCGCAGGCCCTGAATACTCCCTCTATTTCATACTTGAGCAATGGTGAGCAATTGCTTCGAGCGATGTGCTTTCCCACAACCCCAACACAGTTGAGCCCAGCAGGATCCAAGGGGGCTGTGATGTTGGTGAGCCAATTGGAATCGGCAGGAATAGCGTCATGACTGAGATAAGCAATGTTGGTACCCCGAGCTAATTTGGCCGCCAAGTTCCGAGTTTTGCCATGGCCAAATTCTGAGCCTGGAATCTCAACAAATCTCACCGTTGGGTGGGCCGCAATGATGTCTAATGTGGAATCGCTCGAGCCAGAGTCAATGATGAGAATCTCGAAGGTGCCCGCAAAGTTTTGCTTTTCAACGGAGTTGAGTAGCTGGTCAAGATACTTCTCCCCGTTGAATGTGGGAATGAACACGGTTGCGTCAACCGCTTGTGTACTTTCTGGACCGACGAGGGGCATTACTTCTTTTTCTTCTTCAGGCCCAGGGTTGCATTGAAAACTGACACGACGACCTCACCGGGGCCCGCCCAGCTGCCACCCTCCATAGCCTTGGCAATTTTGCGAGAGTGAGACACCTGATTTTTATTGTCAACAGCAGCAATTAGATGTTCTGCCATACGCCCAGGTGACATTGCCACGAAGTCAATGCCTGGATTGTTGTTGAGAGAAATTCTGGTGTTATCAGCATCGTTGACCACGGGGACGACGCCACAAGCCATTACTTCTAATGGAAGTAAAGAGACCGATGTCAGCGAAATAAGCAAGGCAGAAGCACAGCGGTTATACAGAGCTGGTAATTCAGAAACATCGAGTGTTCCGTGATTGACGAAAGGGAAGTTCAGCCCCGCATGGGACATATCCCAGCCGGCAATGTTGATCACAATTTCTGGACGGCGGCGGTGGACTTCTTCTAAAACCAAAAGGCCAAATTCTGTGCCGCGACGAGCAGTGGTTGGCCGTGCATAAAAGAAAATCTCATCCCGACGCTCATCATTGGTCCGGGTGTATCTCGACGAATCCACCTGGTAGTCATAAAAGGCACATGGCATGCCTCCAGCCTGGGTGACCTTTCCAGCAAGCCAAGGGCCACACGCAATGCCCTGGTAGCCCAAGCGGTATGAGTTTTCTGCGACCACATAATCTGGCCCAGCAGGAAAGAAAAATGGTTCAAAATCTTGAACCCAATACAACCGAGGCACGTTACGGTCATATCTCCATGCCGCATAAGCGGTTGGCCAGTCTGACGCAACAATTGCATCAAAATCCCCAGTGATTCCTTCTTGAGGATCATAAAGACGATAGCTCGCTTTGAGTTCGGGATATCCGCTGTTGGTCTTGAGCATCGCCTTGATGCCTTCAAGACTCACTTTGGGATATTTCGATGCTGAATATATAAACAATGTGATGTCATAACCGGCATCTTCGAGATATTTCATAAACCGGTATGCGTTTTGGTGTCCGCCGGACGATCTGCCGGGAGGGGAAATGACCCAGGCAAGTTGTGGCCGGCCGGTCTCTGAAACAAGTGGCTCTGGAGCAAAGCAACGCTGTTGAGTCCAGTCAACTGCAATAACATCCTGCGGAAAAACTTGAGCCAAAGGTTTTTCAGTAAAGCGGTTGGAACGCGTGTTGAGCCATTTAGCACCACGCCACGCTGTTGAGCGCACACCCTCATATTTGAGCATGTCTTTCGCTCGTGTGAAAACCGACATAAAAATCCTTACTGGAAGGATTTCATCGTATCGAGGACGCGGTTCACCTGCTCGTCTGACATCCCG from Aurantimicrobium sp. MWH-Uga1 encodes:
- the epsC gene encoding serine O-acetyltransferase EpsC, giving the protein MLNIREDIANARSHDPAARSAFETWVVASGLHAVWAHRWHHWLWNHGFKFIARVGSQWTRFWTGIEIHPGASIGRRFFIDHGMGVVIGETAEIGDDVMMYHGVTLGGRSLEHGKRHPTIENNVTIGAGAKILGPITVGHNSAIGANAVVVKDVPADSQVVGIPGVARPRNGMVAVPGEAVDDSGRSWVDPAMFI
- a CDS encoding glycosyltransferase family 2 protein; its protein translation is MPLVGPESTQAVDATVFIPTFNGEKYLDQLLNSVEKQNFAGTFEILIIDSGSSDSTLDIIAAHPTVRFVEIPGSEFGHGKTRNLAAKLARGTNIAYLSHDAIPADSNWLTNITAPLDPAGLNCVGVVGKHIARSNCSPLLKYEIEGVFRACGPDGETTVIDGSLNKAHELTPGELFYSDVNSATRRDFLLNVIAYRDVNYSEDMAFAQDLLKAGYRKAYAATAIVEHSNDVTFSEYGKRIFDETLGMRRVGQGRQSLSWIQAKLRAVRDILVSTSRIVRDRDYNFVQKLKWLLVNPAYAWTKWVNIHRALNISLEDEKKIAKYSLEAARA
- the cysK gene encoding cysteine synthase A, with product MARLYDNITDVTGNTPLVRINRLTEGAGATVYAKLEFYNPGNSVKDRLGKAIIDAAEKSGALKPGGTIVEGTSGNTGIALALVGAARGYKVILTMPETMSIERRVLVRAYGAEVVLTPGSEGMRGAVSRAEEIVANTPGAILARQFENEANPAIHRATTAEEVWADTDGKVDIFMAGVGTGGTITGTGQRLKELNPDIQIIAVEPEESPILNGGAPGPHKIQGIGANFVPPILDTTVYDEVFDVNFEQSLETARRLAAEEGILAGISTGAIFYAANEVARRPENAGKTIVAIVCDYGERYVSTALWEPFKD
- the prmC gene encoding peptide chain release factor N(5)-glutamine methyltransferase, which produces MTLSAHADDIAVTDLRQWAISTLSAVGVPDAEVDAELLIAHVLSFSRGELASKVVTGFTVPGESALLIRQLVERRAGREPLQHILGVAWFRSLTLSVGPGVFVPRPETEQLAGMAIDALRSLAEPSPTAVDLGTGSGAIALAMATEVPHAHIYAVEKSPDALPWTSKNFSALGGANAHLVPGDLAGDELLSIYPELEGTVAVVVSNPPYIPVDAIPRDPEVRLFDPSLALYGGEDGLDVVREVSRVGLILGRPGAQLMLEHGELQGADIRSILSADGWRATATHRDLVGRDRYTTATRP
- a CDS encoding glycosyltransferase family 1 protein — protein: MSVFTRAKDMLKYEGVRSTAWRGAKWLNTRSNRFTEKPLAQVFPQDVIAVDWTQQRCFAPEPLVSETGRPQLAWVISPPGRSSGGHQNAYRFMKYLEDAGYDITLFIYSASKYPKVSLEGIKAMLKTNSGYPELKASYRLYDPQEGITGDFDAIVASDWPTAYAAWRYDRNVPRLYWVQDFEPFFFPAGPDYVVAENSYRLGYQGIACGPWLAGKVTQAGGMPCAFYDYQVDSSRYTRTNDERRDEIFFYARPTTARRGTEFGLLVLEEVHRRRPEIVINIAGWDMSHAGLNFPFVNHGTLDVSELPALYNRCASALLISLTSVSLLPLEVMACGVVPVVNDADNTRISLNNNPGIDFVAMSPGRMAEHLIAAVDNKNQVSHSRKIAKAMEGGSWAGPGEVVVSVFNATLGLKKKKK